A window of Microbispora hainanensis genomic DNA:
CATGAGCTCCCCGGCCGGCATGAGGCGGCGCACCGCCCGGGCCACCTGCTCGCCACCGACCGAGGCCAGGCACGGATGGCCGGGCACGGGGCAGATCCGCGCCCTGCTCCCCCGGCAGGGGGCGTCCTGGTCGCCGAGCACCACCGTGGGCACGCCGTACGGCGCCCAGCGGGCGGCGGGCACGACCGGCGCGAACAGGCTGACCACGGGCGTGCCGACGGCCGCCGCGAGATGGGCGGGGCCGGTGTTGGCGGCGACCACCGCCGACGCCCCGGCCAGCACGGCGGCGAGCTCGGCGAACGTGGTCGCCCCGCCCAGATCGATCGCGGAGCCGGCGCCGATCACGGACCCAGAGACGAGGGCGGATCCGGAGACGAGCGCGGTCAGCGCCCGCTCGCCGGGGCTGCCGGTGACGACGACCCGCTCGCCCGCGGCCAGCAGCGCCTCGACCGCCTCCGCCCAGCGCTCGGCGGGCCACGCCCTCGCCGGCGCGGTCGTGCCGGGATGCACCACCACATAACCGGGCGGGCCGGTGAGGTGCTGCACATCCGGCAGCGGACCGCGCACGGCGAGCCGCCCGTCGTCGCCCGGCGGGAGGTCGAAGCCGGCGGCGCGGGCGAGGCCGAGCATCCGCTCGGGCTCGGGGACGTGCACGCTCTCGTCCACGACGTGCCGCACGTCGAGCAGGGAACCGGGATAGTCCTCGCTGATCGCGGCGATCCGCGGCACTCCGGCCAGCCGGAGCAGCAGGGCCGTGGGCAGCGCCGACTGGTGGAAGGACGTGAAGACGACGGCCACGTCCGGGCCGACCGCACGGACCTGCTCCACCAGGCGGGCCGCGTGCTCGGAGGTCATCGGCACCGGGTCGGCGTCGATCCACGGGGCCCGCCATTCCAGCACGCGGCCGACGCCGGGCAGCAGTTCGGCCGCGGCCCTGCCGTACGGACCGGCGAGCAGCACGACCTCCCGCGCCCCGGCGGCGATCGCGCGCACGGCGGGCCCCGCGAGCAGCACGTCGCCCGCGTTGTCGGGCCGCACCACCAGAGCGGTCCCGATCACGAGCGCCTCCCCGTCCGGACCGCGATCTCGCCCCTGATCCGGTGCGCGCAGGCCACCGGAGGGATGACCACGCTGGTCACGGCCATGCGCGCGATCTCCTCCGGCGTACGCGGCCCGGGGGCGATGCGCACCCGGGCGAACTCGGCGGTGAGGCCGAGCCAGGCCAGCCCCGCGACGGCGGCCAGGCGCCTGCGACGCCCCCCGGCGGCGGCGAGCGCGAGCAGGCCCATGCCGGTGGTGAGGGCGTGCCGCCCGAGCCTGCCGCCGTGGCCGCCGATGGCCGCCCGCCAGCCGGGGCCGTGCAGGTGCCGCATGAGCGCGTCCGACGCGTTGCCGCGCTGGAAACGCACGCTGGACCAGAAGCCGTCGTCACGCACGGGGTGACGGGTCAGCCGCTCCCCCTTGACCAGGGAGAATCCCGCCCGCTCGACGCGCAGCGCGAGGTCGGCGTCCTCCCGGTAGGCCCCGGGGAAACGCTCGTCGAAGCCGCCGGCCGCCTCCAGGGCGGTCCTGCGGTAGGCCATGTCGGCGGTGATCCAGTCGGCGCCGGCCAGCCCGGCGGTGTTGCGTTCCGCGTCGGTCGGACGACGGCCAGGCGGCAGCGGCACCTCCAGCCGCCCCTGGCTCCCGCCGACGTCCTGGGGCAGGCGGGCGAGGTCCTCCGTCAGCGTGCGGACCCACCCGGGGCCCGGCACCACGTCGTCGTCCAGGAACACCACCCACGGCGTCGCTGCGGCCCGCCATCCCACGTTGCGCGCGGCGGCCGGGCCCCGCCCGCCCGACCTGAGCACGCGTACGCGGCCGGGCACCGGCAGCGGCTCCGGGCGATCACCCGGCCGGTCGTCCACGACGACGATCTCGGGGCCGGGGCCGACGGCCGCGAGCGTGGCGGCCAGGCTCTCACGCCCGATCGTCGGGATCACGACCGTGACGGCCGGTCCCGCCTCTTGGTGCGGCTCCTTGGTGGAAGCCGGGTTCGTCTCCCGGGTCAGCTCGGTCGTCATCCGGCGAACACCGCCCCCCTGCGCACGACGTACGGACCGAGGACGAGCACGTCCACCGGGGCAGAGCCGAAGCACTCCAGCGCGTCGCGGGGGTCGTCCGCCATCGGGCGGCCGGCCGTGTTGAGGCTCGTGTTGACCACCACGGGCAGCCCGGTGCGCGCCTCGAACTCCTCCAGCAGCCGGGCCAGCAGCGGGTCTCGGCCGCGCTCGACCGTCTGGATCCGGGCCGTGCCGTCGACGTGCACGACGGCGGGGATGCGGTCGCGCCACTCCGGCCGCACGTCGTGGACGAACAGCATGTGCGGGCTCGGCACCGGGCCCCTGCCGAAGATCATCGAGGCGCGTTCCGCCAGCACCATCGGGGCGATGGGGCGGAACTGCTCGCGGCCCTTCACGTCGTTGAGCCGCTCGGTGTTGCGGGGGTTGCCCGGGTGTGCGAGCAGCGATCGGCGGCCGAGCGCGCGCGGGCCATACTCGGCACGCCCCTGGAACCAGGCGATCACGCGGTCGGCCGCGAGCTCGGCGGCGAGGGTCGCGGCGAGGTCGGCGGGCCGCTCGTACGGCACCCGCGCGACGTCGAGCCACGCCCCCAGCTCCTCGTCCGTCCAGCTCCGCCCGAGGTCGGCGCCGGGCATCGGCCTGACGGGGTCGCCGCCGGCCTGGGCGAGGTGCAGCGCTCCCCCGAGCGCGGTGCCCGAGTCGCCCGCGGCGGGCTGCACCCACACCTCCTCGAACGGGCCCTCGGCGAACAGGCGGGTGTTGGCCACGCAGTTGAGCGCCACACCCCCGGCCATCGTGAGACAGCGGTCTCCGGTGCGCTCGTGCAGCCATCTCGCCAGGTCGAGCAGCACTTCTTCGAGCCGGATCTGCACGCTCGCGGCGAGGTCGGCGTGGTCGGCCGTCCACTTCTCGCCCTTGCCGAGCGCCTTGGCGTACACGCTCCAGTCGATCCGCTCGACCCGGAAGCCGCCGTCGCCCGTGGCGTAGATGAGGTCGCGCATCTCGCGCAGGAAGCGCGGCTCGCCGTATGAGGCGAGGGCCATCACCTTGTATTCGTCGCTGGAGCGCAGGAAACCGAGGTGCTGGGTGAGGTCCTCGTACATCAGCCCGAGGGAGTGCGGCAGCGCCTGGCTCGCCAGGACGGTCAGCTCGCCGTCCCGGTAGTGCCCGGCCAGGTGCGAGACGGCCTCGCCGCGGCCGTCGCAGACCAGCACCGCCGACTCACGATGGGGCGCGGCCAGCCCGGCCGAAGCCGCGTGCGCGATGTGGTGGGGGACGAACCGCACCTGGGCGGCGTCGAGACCGGGCAGCGCGTTGGCGAGAAAGGTGGGGGCGCGGCGTGCGTAGGCGGTGCGCAGGTCCTCCCAGTGCCCGTCCTGCCCCGGTCCGCCGGGCACCACGAGCTCGGGGTCGTAGGAGTAGGCGACGCCGTCGAGGTCCTCGGGCCGCAGACCGGCCTGTTCGAGACACCAGGCGGCGGCCAGCTCCGGCAGCTCCCAGGCGGAGAACGGCACCGGGCGCTTGCCGTGCTTGCGCCGGCTGAAGCGCTCTTCCTCTGCGGCGGCGATCACCTCGCCATCCACGACCAGCGCGGCGGCTGGATCATGGAATATCGCGTTTATCCCCAAGAACCGCATCGGTTTCCCTCCGTTGCGCAGTGGGGGTCTGGTTACCGAGAGAAGCGCTCCCAAACACTGTTTTGTAGAGAAGTCGACGTGAGTGGGTGATGCACTCAACAACTGTCACTCTGCGTAGTTATCGACCGGTGTTTGCCGACCCGTCCCCCGGGTAGCCAGGCGGGCGATTCGCGCAGGAGGTGGCCCGTGTCCCAGCCCGCCCGTCCACCCGCCGCGGTGCTCTTCGACCGTGACGGAACGCTCATCCACGACGTTCCTTACAACACCGATCCTGAGCGGGTGGAGCCCGTCGCCGGGGCCCGGGAGGTGCTCGACCGGCTGCGCGCGGAAGGCGTCAAGGTCGGGATCGTGACCAACCAGTCGGGAGTCGCCAGGGGCCTGATCGCCCCGGAGGCCCTGCGCGCCGTGAACGACCGGGTGGACGCGCTGCTCGGCCCCTTCGACGTGTGGGAGATCTGCCCGCACGACGACGGCGACCGCTGCGACTGCCGCAAGCCCGCGCCCGGTCTCGTGCTGCGCGCGGCCCGGCGGCTCGGCGTACGCCCGGAGGACTGCGTGGTCATCGGCGACATCGGCCGCGACATGGAGGCGGCCCGCGCCGCCGGGGCCCGGGGCGTCCTCGTGCCGACCCCGGTGACGCTGGCGGAGGAGGTGGCGGCCGCCCCCGAGGTGGCGCCCGACCTCGCGGCGGCCGTCGATCTGCTGCTCGGGGGAGTTCCGCTCACGGCTGAGGATGGTGCGGGCATGACCAGGGCAGATGGGTGAGGCGCCCGCGGGCGGAGGGCGCGGTGTTCCGGCACGACGACGGACGGGGAGCGACGCGATGAAGATCATGGTCTGGCACGTCCACGGCTCGTGGACCACCTCTTTCGTGCACGGGCGGCACGACTATCTGGTGCCGCTCACCCCCGATCGAGGTCCCGACGGGCGGGGCCGGGCCGACACCTATCCCTGGCCCGGCAGCGTACGCGAGGTGCCGTACGACCGGCTGGCCGGCGAGGACGTCGACGTGGTCGTCTACCAGCGGCCGCACGAGCTGCGCCTGGCCCGCGAGTGGCTGGGCCGCGACGTGCCGGGCGTCTACGTCGAGCACAACACGCCCGCGGGGGACGTGCCCAAGACCCGTCATGTGCTGGCCGACCGCGACGACATCCCGATCGTCCACGTCACCCACTTCAACGACCTGTTCTGGGACTCCGGCCGCGCCCCCACCCACGTGATCGAGCACGGCGTCGTCGATCCCGGCCACCTCTACACCGGCGAGCTGGCCCGGGCCGGCGTGGTCGTCAACGAGCCGATCAGGCGCTGGCGGGTGGCGGGCACCGATCTGCTGCCCACGTTCGCCGCGACGGCCCCGCTCGACGTGTTCGGCATGAAGGTCACGAACCTGCCCGCCAAGCTCGGCCTGGCCGGGGAGATGGAGGCGTTCGAGGACCTGCCGCAGGCCGCCATGCACGCCGAGCTGGCCCGGCGCAGGGTCTACCTGCACCCCTACCGCTGGACCTCGCTCGGCCTGTCGCTCATCGAGGCCATGATGATCGGCATGCCGGTCGTCGCGCTCGCCACCACCGAAGCCGTGGAGGCGGTGCCGCCGGAGGCCGGGGTCGTCTCCACCAAACTGCCCACGCTGCTGCGGGCACTCCACCGGTTCGCCGCCGAGCCCGAGCTCGCCGTACAGGCGGGCAAGGCCGCCCGCTCGGCCGCCCTGGCCCGCTACAACCTCGACCGCTTCCTCACCGACTGGGACCGCCTCCTCGGCGAGCTCGTCCCCGGATGAGCCGGCCGTGAGGCACACGCCAACGGAAAACCCGAAATCAAGAAAGCTACAGTCCGTAATATGGTACAAACGGATATCAATATGTCCATTGAGGCGATCAGTGCTTAAATAGTCGATAGATCGCGGGATTGCCTTCTCCTGCACCATCAGGCGGGACGCGGCCTGAGGCAACACGATTGCTTGGGCGAGGTGTGCCGAGAGGAGGTCCAGTGGGCGAAACCCCTGGGCACCGCGCGTGACGACGGTCCGGAATTCGCCGAGTCTGGGGTTTCGATGGAGAACGCGTCGTTTGGGACCGCACTCCGGAATCTACGCAGGGAACGCGGCCTTTCCCTGGCATCGCTGTCGGCGTTGACCCACTACAGCAAGGGCTACCTGAGCAGGATCGAGACGGGCGAACGCCCGCCCACGCCGCTGGTGGCCAGGCGCTGCGACGAGGTGCTCCGGGCCGAGGGCGCCCTTGCCGGGCTCGTCCCGGCGCGGCACCGGCAGCCCGGAGGTTTCCTTCGTCCGGCACAGCTTCCGGCGGCCCCCCGCGCCTTCGCCGGCCGCTCGGCCGCGCTCGCCGAAATCGACGACACGCAGCAGGGCCACCAGGTGGTGATCGTTTCCGGCCCCGCCGGTGTGGGCAAGACGGCGACGGCGCTCCACTGGTCGCATCGCGCCGCCCACCGGTTCCCGGACGGATGCCTGTTCGTGGACCTGCGCGGCTTCGACCCGACCGGCGTGCCGGCCGAGCCGGCCGACGTGCTCGCCCGGTTCCTCCGTGATCTCGGGTGCTCCCCCGCGTCCATACCGGCCGGGCTGGAGCCGCGGTCCGTCCTGCTGCGCACCCTTCTGGACGGCAGGCGTACGTTGATCGTCGTGGACAACGCGGCCACGTCCGGCCAGGTGCGTCCGCTGATCCCCGGCTCGGCCGGATGCCGGCTGGTGGTGACCAGCCGGAGCCGGCTGTCCGGCCTGGTCGTCAGGGATGGCGCCGCGCGCGTCGTGCTCGCGCCGCTGCCGGAGCACGAGGCGCTGGACCAGCTCGGCCGCGCCATCGGCGGCCGGCGTGTCGCGGAGGAGCCCGAGGCCGCGGCGGAGATCGCCAGGAGGTGCGGCTATCTGCCGCTGGCGCTGCGGATCGCGGCGGAACGGGCGCAGGCACGCCCGTCGCTGCGGCTGACGACGCTCGCCGCCGAGCTCGCGGCCACCCGCGGGGTGCTGGATCTGCTGGCCACCACGGAAGACGAGGCGACCACCGTGCGATCGGTGCTCTCCTGGTCCTACCGCGCGCTCGCGCCGGACGCCGCCCGCATGTTCCGGCTGCTCGGCCTGCATCACGGAGGCGATCTCGGTGTTCCGGCGGCCGCCGCGCTGGCCGGGACCGGTCACCGGCAGGCGCGGCGGCTGCTCGACGCGCTGGCCGCCGTCCACCTGCTGGAGGAGACCGGCGGTGGCCGCTACCGCTTCCACGACCTGGTCCGGCTGTACGCCGCCGACTGCGCCGAGGCCGACGAATCGCCCGAGGACCGGTCGGCCGCGGTGCACCGGCTGCTCACGTGGTGTCTGGACGCCGCAGGCCGGCAGCCGGCGCGTGACGACGCCCCCGGCCGGCTCGACACCGAGGGCGGGAACCCGGCCACGGCGCACGGCGACCCGGACGATCTCGACGAGGCGCTGGAACGTTGCGAACAGGCCCTGGCGATCCTGCGCCGCGCCGGCGACCGGGCGTCCGGATGCGCCTGTCTGAACGACTCCGGCGACGTCTGACCCGCGCCGGACGATCGCTTGTGCGTCGCCGTCTCCGGCCGGTGTCCTCAGGCGTTCCTCCTGGCGAAAAGGCGGGCGCCGAGCGCCAGGCAGCACGCGGCGGTGGCGAGGGCGACCCCGGCGCCCACCGCGACGGCCGAACTGCCGTAATCGCCGTACAAGGCGCTGCGCATGCCGTCGATGACGTAACGGAACGGAGTGAGCCGGGAGAGGATGTCGAGCCATTGGGGCGCGAGCGTCATCGGGAGCAGGACCCCCGACAGGAGCAGCAGCGGGATGGCCGCCGCGTTGAGCAGGGGCGTGAACGACTCCTCCTGGCGCACGAGCAGGCCGAGCCCGTGAGACAGGGCGGACAGCCCGACCGCGATGGCCGCGACGAAGAGGAACATCAGGAGGAGACCGGCGACGGGGGCGCGCAGGCCGAACGCGTACGCCACCGCGAGCAGGACCGCCGTCTGTACGAGCAGGACCACCGTGTCCCTCATGACCCGGCCGGCGAGCAGAGCGAACCGGCTCACCGGAGTGACCCGCATCCGCTCGAACACCCCCGATCGCAGGTCGGCGATGATCGACAGGCCCGCGAACAAGGGGCCGAACAGGCCGAGCTGGATCAGCAGACCGGGCACGAAGAAGCGCCACGCCGCCCCGGCGGGCAGGCCGTCGACGCCCGCCCCGGCGACCCTGACCAGGAGCGGGCCGAGGAACGCCAGATAGAGCGCCGGCTGGAACAGCCCGATGATCGGCCACGCCGGGGAGCGCAGCGACAGCCGCATCTGGCGTGTGAAGATCAGCAGGCTCGCAGGGATGAGGGACACGCAAGCTCCTCCACGGTCGGGGACCGCCGCAGCGCCACGGTCACGAGGGGTTCTCCTTGAGCGAGGAACCGGTCAGGGCAAGGAAGACGTCGTCCAGCGTCGGCCGGGCGATGTTGACGGAGCGCAGGTCGAGGTCCGCCTGGTCCGCCGTCCGCAGCAGCCAGACGAGCGCCTGCTCGCCGCCGCGCGCCGTGAGCCGTACGGTCTGCCCGGACACGGCGATCTCGTCCAGCCCGGGGCACTCGGCGAGCACCGCCTTCGCCCGGTCGGCGTCGCCGCCGAGGGTCAGGCTGATCACGTCGCCGGAGATCCGGCGCTTGAGGGCGTCGGGGGTGCCCTCCGCGATGATCCGCCCATGGTTCATCACCAGGATCCGGTCGCAGAGCGTGTCGGCCTCGTCGAGGTAGTGCGTGCTGAGGAAGACCGTCGTGTCGAGGTCGTCCCGCAGGCGGCGGATGTGCGCCCACAGGTCGCTGCGGCTCTGCGGGTCCAGGCCGACGGACGGCTCGTCCAGGAAGACCAGCGGCGGTTGGTGGACGAGCCCGAGGGCGATGTCGGTGCGCCGCCGCTGCCCGCCCGACAGCGTCCTGATCGGCCGGTCCGCGAGCCCGGTCAGGTCGAGGCGCTCGCACAGGTCGGCGGCGCGGCGCACCGCGTCCTGCTTCGCGATGCCGTACAGCCGCGCCTGGGTGACCAGCTCCTCGGCCACCCGGCAGTTTCCGTCGGTGCCGCCGGACTGCGCCACGTAGCCGATACGCCGTCGGACGGCGCCGGGGTCGGCGCCCACGTCGGCGCCGACGACGACCGCCCGGCCCGCGGTGGGCTTGAGCAGCGTGGTGAGGATGCGCATCGTCGTGGTCTTCCCTGCGCCGTTCGGCCCCAGGAACCCGATGATCTCGCCGGGGCGCACCTCGAAGTCGACGCCCCGGACCGCCTCGACCTGCCGGCCGCCGACCCTGAAGGTATGGGCCAGCCCTGTGGCCTCGATGATGGGCACGGCCGCTCCCGATGCGCTCATGACCAGCCCGCCGCCACCGCGACGACCAGGTCGCCCTTGTGTGTGATCGAGACGTCGAGATGGCGCACCCCGGCGGCGTCGGCGGCCGTGCGGGCGGCGCCGTGCAGCGTGACCTCGGGGGCTCCGGAAGAGGCGCGGGCGACCACGATCTCGCGTGGCGCCACGCCCTGGAACAGTCCCATCCGGAACGCCTTGAGCACGGCCTCCTTGGCGGCGAACCGCCCGGCCAGGAACTCTCTGGCGCGCGCGTCCGACAGACCCGCGGCCTCCGAGAGCTCCGCCGGGGCGAACGCGTAGCCGTCGAACCAGCGGCGCGCGCGCAGCCGCTCCAGCTCGCCGACGGACATCAGGTCGACACCGACACGCATCAGATCACCCCTTCGACGGCACGTCCGGGACGGACGTCCCGGTCTCGCGGCGTGAAATAGTCGTCCCTCAACAGCCCCTGGAAGACGCCGCGGCGGTGGACGTTCCCGGTGCCCTCCATGAACTCGAACGCGCGCACGTCCCGGTAGAGCTTGTCCAGCCACGGATGCTCGACCAGCGACGCCGGGCCGAGCAGCCGGGCGGCCAGCATCGTGGCGTCCTCCGCGAGGTGCGCGGCGCGCATCTTGACGCCGCTGACCCGGAACGTGTTGGGCGAACCGGCGTCGATCTCCGCCGCCACCTCGTGGAGGAGGCGGCGCAGCCGCCGCAGCCGGTCGGCCAGGCCGTCGACCTGGGCGCGGTCCGCACCGGCGAGCGCGGGGCGCTGCTCCAGCACGTAGTCGCAGGCCGCCCGCCCGGCACCCAGGGCGAACGCCGCCACACTCGGCCGGAACCACAGCATGGCCTGCAGCGCTCCCTGCAGCCCGCGCCGGCTGCGCGGCCGGTCGCGGCCGAGTATCCGCTCGGGCGGAATGTACATGCCGTCGAACCTCAACCGGCTGATCCGCGCGCCGCGCAACCCGGTCATCGGGAGCATCTCGGCGTGGAAGCCGGGATCGCCGGTGTCCACCATGACGGCCTCGATGCCCCACGGTCCCGGAGCCCGCCGGCAGAACACCACACCGGCCCGCGCGTGCGCGCCGTTGCCGATGTACATCTTCTCTCCGGTCAGCACCCAGCCGTCGCCGCCGGGGGCGGGATCGAGACGGGCCGTGAGCTCGGTCGCCGCCGAGCCCTTCCCGGGTTCGGTCAGCGCGAAGAAGGACCACGAGGGCCAGTCGGAGGTCCTGGTGAAGAACCAGTCGCGCTGCGCCTCGTCGGCCAGTGCCCGCAGGACCGCGGTCGACAGGGCCGGACCCGGGCTGGCCAGCGTCATGCCCGGATCGCCGTACGCGAGCCACTCCGCCGCGAGCACCCACTCCGCGCACGAGGCCTCGGCGGGCACGAAACGCGGCAGGAGATCCCGGTCGCGGGCATACCGGGCCGGGGTGAGCATGTGCTGCTGGATCCGCACCGCGGGCAGGTGCAGGAACCGGGAGACGGCACCCGGATCGGCGTCGAGCTCCTCGCCCGGTCCGCGCAGGTCCCGCGCGACCTCCCGGAGGAAATGTTCGAGCTCGCCCGCCCGTCCGCCGTACGTGTCCGGGAGATACGCCGAGGCCGTCCGGCCGGGCTCAGACATCGCCGTCACCCTCCTCGGGCTGGAGGTAGACGTTCCCCGTCACCTCGGCCAGGTACAGATCGATCCCGGGCCCCTCGGCGAGCATGCTGGAGCCGCCGAGGAGGCGCAGCAGGACCCGCCCCGCGCGGGTCAGGCGCATGTGGCGAGCCCAGCGGAGGTCGCGGCCGGTCTCCTCGGCCGGTTCCACCGCCGCCTCCCGCAGCTCCATCGCGACATCGGCCAGGTCGGCCTGGAGCTGAGGCCGCGTCAGCAGGCTGGTGCCCTCGCTCGTCCGCTCGCCCAGGCGCGCGATCGTGTGCGTCAGCGTCCGGTGGACGACCGTGCGCTGCAGCGTGAGCAGCCCCTCGGCGAACCGGCCGGCCGTCACGTCGTCCCGGGCGCTGCCGCCGGGTGCGGGCACGCACACGAGCCCGAAGCGCGTGAACCTCCGCGTCCCGTCCTCGCCGAGCGCCTGCGCCGACGCGAGGACGCGCCCGGAGGGCGAGGCGACGAGACGACCGGGCGCCACGTCTGCGTGCAGGGCGTCGAGCAGGGCCGGATAGTCTCCGAACGTCGCCGATACGTCTGTCGTCATGGGTGCCCTCTCCGCTCGTTCCCGGCGGCGCGCTCGCGGCGGGTGAACGTCGCCACATGGCCGGCGCCGGTGCGCGGATCGACGTCGCCGAACACGATCGTCCGGTAGGCGTCGCGCCACTCCTCGTGGTGCCGGGCGAACTCCAGCCAGACACCGGTGCAGTAGGAGCCGGGAGGCGCCTGGTGCGCCTTCGGCCCGGCCGGCCCCAGGTCGAGGGAGTCACCCCACGAACCGGTCACCACCAGCCGCTCGCCGGGCCGCTCGTCCCGCGGCAGTCCCGGCGGGTTGCCGAGCAGATCCGCGAGGTCGCAGTGCGGGCCCGCGGAGCCGACCCCGGCCAGTTCCCAGCCGCCGCCGGGTCCGAGCGCCAGCAGCACCGCCGAATCCACCAGGCCGCCGTCCTGGGCGAACGGCTCCGGGTAGGGGAACGACGTCTGTTCGAGGATCAGCAGGACGACGCTGCGGCAGCGGCCGGAGCGCAGGTAGGCGTCGGCGATCCGCAGTGCCGTGAACGGAGCGCCGAGTCCCTGCTCGGAGACCGCGAAACTCATGGGACGGCCGTCGAACACGCGGGTGAGGTGCGCCGCCAGCGTCTTCTCCGGCGCGTGCGGGTCGGGCAGCGCGTAGGCGACGATCAGCAGGTCAGGGGCGGGCAGCGGGCCGAGGGCCGCCCGCAGCACCCCCTCCGCGAGTTCGAGGAAGGTCGTGTTGCTCCCGCCCGCCGCGTACGACGGATCGAACCGCATCCCGTACGGCGCGAGCACGCCCTCGTTGAACTCGAGGATGTCGGGTTCGAAGTGGCACGGACGGGTGACCCGCGGCACGTAGGCGACCGCGGTCTCCAATGACAGGGCCATGGCCGTGCGTCAGCCCGCGTTTCCGGTGGCGACGAGGTCCACGAGCCCCTGGAGGTAGTCGACCAGGGTGCCGACAGTGCGGAAGCTGTCCATGTCCAGGCCCTCGGGGTCGATCTCGACGTCCATTGTGTCCTCCACGGCCATGAGCAGTTCGAGGATCGACGTGGAGTCCAGCTGGAGGTCGTCGAACAGCCGGGTGTCCTCCGTCACGTCGGAGATCTCCCGCTGGAGGACCTCACCGATGGACCGGACGACGGCTGCGACGATCTCGGGTCGGGTCATTGCCGGGTTTCCCTTCTCACGGTGGAACTGTTCGCTGTGCTCGTCTCCTGGCCGCCGGCCGCCGGCACCGGCTGGTCGATGAGGACCTGCCGTCCCAGCAGGTCCTCGACGGTGTCGCGGTGCCGCACGAGGTGGGCGGTCGCGCCCGAGACGAGGACCTCGGCGGGATAGCCGTGGCTGAGGAACAGCACCGGCGACGAGGTGGGTCCGTAGGCGCCCGAGCGTTC
This region includes:
- a CDS encoding acyl-CoA dehydrogenase family protein, with translation MSEPGRTASAYLPDTYGGRAGELEHFLREVARDLRGPGEELDADPGAVSRFLHLPAVRIQQHMLTPARYARDRDLLPRFVPAEASCAEWVLAAEWLAYGDPGMTLASPGPALSTAVLRALADEAQRDWFFTRTSDWPSWSFFALTEPGKGSAATELTARLDPAPGGDGWVLTGEKMYIGNGAHARAGVVFCRRAPGPWGIEAVMVDTGDPGFHAEMLPMTGLRGARISRLRFDGMYIPPERILGRDRPRSRRGLQGALQAMLWFRPSVAAFALGAGRAACDYVLEQRPALAGADRAQVDGLADRLRRLRRLLHEVAAEIDAGSPNTFRVSGVKMRAAHLAEDATMLAARLLGPASLVEHPWLDKLYRDVRAFEFMEGTGNVHRRGVFQGLLRDDYFTPRDRDVRPGRAVEGVI
- a CDS encoding holo-ACP synthase, translating into MRVGVDLMSVGELERLRARRWFDGYAFAPAELSEAAGLSDARAREFLAGRFAAKEAVLKAFRMGLFQGVAPREIVVARASSGAPEVTLHGAARTAADAAGVRHLDVSITHKGDLVVAVAAGWS
- a CDS encoding acyl carrier protein, encoding MTRPEIVAAVVRSIGEVLQREISDVTEDTRLFDDLQLDSTSILELLMAVEDTMDVEIDPEGLDMDSFRTVGTLVDYLQGLVDLVATGNAG